One genomic window of Bartonella sp. HY038 includes the following:
- a CDS encoding 5-(carboxyamino)imidazole ribonucleotide synthase, whose amino-acid sequence MKKLQLGDTIGIIGGGQLGRMLAMAAARLGFKTIILDPQSDCPAAQCANDVIISSFDDEVALSHLGELCDIITYEFENVPVAAIDKLAQNHTIAPHPAALEIAQDRFLEKKYLNECAITTAPWRPVDDLSSLLAAIAACGGKGILKTRRFGYDGKGQVRISSEDEKEAESALADIGNQPAIFEGFVDFSREISVVAARSQDGKVAFFDIPENRHSDGILRRSTIPAAISDDTANQARQYVETLLHALNYVGVIAVEFFVLADGSLIANEFAPRVHNSGHWTEAACVISQFEQHIRAIAGLPLGDPKRHSDCVMENLIGNDVERLPQLLSEADVLIHLYGKSEVREGRKMGHFTRLVS is encoded by the coding sequence ATGAAAAAACTACAACTCGGCGACACTATTGGTATTATTGGCGGTGGACAACTTGGGCGCATGTTAGCAATGGCGGCAGCACGGCTTGGTTTCAAAACCATTATTCTTGATCCACAAAGCGATTGCCCTGCAGCGCAATGTGCCAATGATGTGATTATTAGCTCCTTTGATGATGAAGTTGCATTAAGTCATCTTGGCGAATTATGCGATATCATTACTTATGAATTTGAAAATGTTCCGGTGGCAGCCATTGATAAATTGGCGCAAAATCATACCATTGCACCGCACCCAGCTGCGCTTGAAATTGCTCAAGATCGGTTTTTGGAAAAAAAATATCTCAATGAATGTGCAATCACTACTGCACCTTGGCGCCCTGTCGATGATCTTTCTTCACTTTTGGCGGCAATTGCTGCTTGCGGGGGAAAGGGCATTTTAAAAACCCGCCGTTTTGGTTATGACGGCAAAGGGCAAGTGCGGATCTCCAGTGAAGATGAAAAAGAAGCCGAGAGCGCTTTGGCAGATATTGGCAATCAACCGGCCATTTTTGAAGGTTTTGTTGATTTTAGCCGCGAGATTTCAGTCGTTGCGGCGCGTTCACAAGATGGCAAGGTTGCATTTTTCGACATTCCTGAAAATCGTCATAGCGATGGCATTTTGCGCCGTTCTACTATTCCGGCAGCCATTTCTGATGACACAGCCAATCAAGCCCGCCAATATGTTGAGACTTTGCTCCATGCACTAAATTATGTTGGCGTTATAGCGGTTGAGTTTTTTGTGTTGGCGGATGGTAGTTTGATTGCCAATGAATTTGCACCGCGTGTTCATAATTCTGGCCACTGGACCGAGGCTGCCTGCGTTATATCGCAGTTTGAGCAACATATCCGCGCCATTGCTGGCTTGCCGTTAGGCGACCCAAAACGTCACAGCGATTGTGTGATGGAAAACCTTATTGGCAATGATGTAGAGCGTCTTCCACAATTATTGAGTGAGGCGGATGTTTTAATTCACCTTTATGGTAAAAGCGAAGTTCGTGAAGGGCGTAAAATGGGGCATTTTACGCGGCTTGTTTCTTGA
- the ykgO gene encoding type B 50S ribosomal protein L36 encodes MKIKNSLKALMARHRDNRMVRRKGRIYIINKTAPRFKARQG; translated from the coding sequence ATGAAGATTAAGAATTCGCTTAAAGCGCTTATGGCCCGTCACCGCGACAACCGTATGGTTCGCCGCAAGGGTCGTATTTACATCATTAATAAAACTGCACCACGCTTTAAAGCCCGTCAGGGTTAA
- a CDS encoding YcgN family cysteine cluster protein has translation MKHSTTEMPFWQYKTLNQMTKAEWESLCDGCGRCCMHKLEDEDSGDIYNSSVGCKLLNGETCLCNNYPSRKSIVPDCIQLTQEIIETVKWLPDNCAYRLISDGKDLEWWHHLVSGSRETIHEAGISVRGKVLVHEDELHDPEDYLQYVTEIIYKNLS, from the coding sequence ATGAAACACAGCACTACAGAAATGCCTTTTTGGCAATATAAAACTCTCAACCAAATGACCAAGGCCGAATGGGAATCGCTTTGTGATGGTTGCGGGCGATGTTGCATGCATAAGCTTGAAGATGAAGACAGCGGTGATATTTATAATAGCAGCGTTGGCTGCAAGCTATTAAATGGCGAAACCTGCCTTTGCAATAATTATCCAAGCCGAAAATCCATTGTACCTGATTGTATCCAGCTAACCCAAGAAATTATTGAAACGGTAAAATGGCTGCCTGATAATTGCGCCTATCGCTTGATTAGCGATGGTAAGGATCTTGAATGGTGGCATCATCTTGTTTCGGGTAGCCGTGAAACCATTCACGAAGCTGGCATTTCAGTGCGCGGTAAAGTGCTTGTTCATGAAGATGAATTGCATGATCCTGAAGACTATTTACAATATGTGACGGAAATTATTTATAAAAATCTTTCATAG
- a CDS encoding N-formylglutamate amidohydrolase gives MSFSPFHKIEADRSKAMLLLGDHARRDLPDEYGALGLPKSEFDRHIAYDIGVEPLLKVLQKKLGVPALMSGFSRLLIDPNRGEDDPTLIMQLSDGTTIAGNYPLSEEERQKRINQFYRPYHDAIVYELSTIATESQTAPFIVSLHSFTPNWRGQSRPWHIGLLWDKDGRAALPLLDMLRQEGDLVVGDNEPYDGALINDTLYKNGTKNGYAHILIEIRQDLIVDEAGVDAWAERLAPMLIDLNSRKEMHEVQHFGTRAY, from the coding sequence ATGAGCTTTTCACCCTTTCATAAAATAGAAGCTGATCGCTCGAAGGCCATGCTTTTATTAGGCGATCATGCAAGACGTGATCTACCCGATGAATATGGCGCACTTGGTCTGCCAAAATCAGAATTTGACCGTCACATTGCTTATGATATTGGTGTGGAGCCACTTTTAAAAGTTTTGCAGAAAAAACTTGGCGTTCCAGCTTTAATGAGCGGTTTTTCGCGACTCTTGATTGACCCCAATCGCGGTGAGGATGATCCAACCCTTATCATGCAATTATCAGATGGTACGACCATTGCTGGCAATTATCCGTTAAGCGAAGAAGAGCGACAAAAGCGCATTAATCAATTTTATCGCCCTTATCATGACGCTATTGTCTATGAATTATCCACCATTGCCACTGAAAGCCAAACAGCGCCATTTATTGTGTCGCTTCATTCCTTTACCCCCAATTGGCGCGGTCAAAGTCGTCCATGGCATATTGGCTTATTATGGGATAAGGATGGGCGTGCAGCCTTGCCGCTTCTTGATATGCTGCGTCAGGAAGGTGATCTCGTTGTTGGTGATAATGAACCTTATGATGGTGCATTAATTAATGATACGCTTTATAAAAATGGCACAAAAAATGGCTATGCCCATATTTTGATTGAGATTCGTCAAGACCTCATCGTTGATGAAGCAGGCGTTGACGCTTGGGCGGAGCGATTAGCACCAATGCTTATTGATTTAAATAGTCGCAAAGAAATGCACGAAGTCCAGCATTTTGGTACGCGTGCCTATTAA